Proteins encoded together in one Nyctibius grandis isolate bNycGra1 chromosome 1, bNycGra1.pri, whole genome shotgun sequence window:
- the RHAG gene encoding ammonium transporter Rh type A, giving the protein MPSALDTNMRFKFSILALLLEVIIIVLFGIFVEYDTSDASPTLYPFFQDVHVMIFVGFGFLMTFLKKYGFSSVGINMLIAAFGLQWGTLMQGFWHMKRGKINVNIKSMINADFSTATALISFGAVLGKTSPVQMLILTILEITIFACNEHLVTEILQATDVGASMTIHAFGAYFGLAVTLVLYRPSLKNKHENEESTYHSDIFAMIGTLFLWLFWPSFNSAIASETIYQMKAIVNTYYSLAACTVVTFALSSLVDQRGKFSMVLIQNATLAGGVAVGTCADLSIHPFAAMCIGSIAAIISVLGFHFLTPLLASKLNIQDTCGVHNLHGLPGLLGGIAGIVVTAIKEEARQGVRFTPGMQAAALGSTVGIALVGGALTGGILKLPFLGQPSDQNCFDDSVYWEVPEEEKPHEIHSNNYDEHSRFEATM; this is encoded by the exons ATGCCTTCAGCCCTTGACACCAACATGAGGTTCAAGTTCTCGATCCTGGCTCTTCTTCTGGAAGTGATCatcattgttttgtttgggatATTTGTGGAATATGACACCAGTGATGCCTCCCCAACTTTATACCCAT tctttcaggACGTCCATGTGATGATATTTGTTGGATTTGGTTTCCTGATgacctttctgaagaaatatgGATTCAGCAGTGTTGGTATCAACATGCTCATTGCTGCCTTTGGTCTCCAGTGGGGAACCCTGATGCAAGGATTTTGGCAcatgaaaagagggaaaattaaTGTTAATATCAAAAG CATGATAAATGCAGACTTCAGCACAGCCACTGCTTTGATTTCATTTGGAGCAGTCCTGGGGAAAACAAGCCCTGTTCAGATGCTGATCTTGACAATTCTGGAGATCACAATCTTTGCATGCAACGAACATCTAGTTACAGAAATACTTCAG GCCACAGATGTTGGAGCCTCCATGACTATCCATGCTTTTGGAGCTTATTTTGGTTTGGCCGTAACCCTAGTCTTGTATCGTCccagtttgaaaaacaaacacgaAAATGAAGAATCTACCTATCATTCGGACATATTTGCCATGATTG GTACTCTGTTCCTTTGGCTTTTTTGGCCCAGTTTTAACTCTGCCATTGCATCTGAAACAATTTACCAGATGAAAGCAATTGTCAACACTTACTATTCCTTGGCTGCATGTACTGTCGTAACATTTGCCCTGTCCAGCCTGGTGGATCAAAGAGGCAAATTCAGCATG GTTCTCATTCAAAATGCCACCCTGGCAGGAGGAGTAGCAGTGGGTACCTGTGCTGACCTGTCAATCCACCCTTTTGCTGCCATGTGCATTGGGAGCATTGCTGCAATCATCTCTGTCCTTGGGTTCCACTTCCTAACT CCTTTGTTGGCATCCAAGCTGAACATTCAAGACACTTGTGGAGTTCATAATTTACATGGTTTACCTGGACTGCTGGGAGGTATCGCTGGCATTGTAGTAACTGCGATAAAAGAGGAAGCTAG GCAAGGTGTCCGCTTTACTCCTGGCATgcaggctgctgccctgggcagtACAGTTGGAATTGCACTGGTGGGCGGAGCACTGACAG GTGGTATTTTAAAGCTGCCCTTCTTGGGACAACCATCTGACCAGAACTGCTTTGATGACTCTGTTTATTGGGAG GTTCCAGAAGAGGAGAAACCACATGAAATTCACTCCAACAACTATGATGAGCACAGCAGATTTGAAGCCACcatgtag